A region from the Pelobates fuscus isolate aPelFus1 chromosome 3, aPelFus1.pri, whole genome shotgun sequence genome encodes:
- the C3H5orf24 gene encoding UPF0461 protein C5orf24 homolog isoform X2, protein MFRRPDLSGMHKMMRPVPSSNVSSCLNQDSMRSVDQFGLYAAQQNKYSHSVSHKTISCQTQETINEAHLQTTSNRDLDTKNDLKKKKNLGRSGKRGRPSGTTKSAGYRTSTGRPLGTTKAAGFKTSPGRPLGTTKAAGYKVSPGRPPGKKQQAFMCSSDA, encoded by the exons ATGTTCAGACGACCGGACTTATCTGGAATGCAT aAAATGATGCGTCCTGTCCCCAGCAGTAACGTGTCTTCCTGCCTTAACCAGGACAGCATGAGAAGTGTTGATCAGTTTGGCTTGTATGCTGCccagcagaacaaatacagccaTTCAGTCAGTCACAAGACCATTTCTTGTCAGACACAAGAAACTATAAATGAGGCACATTTACAGACAACCAGCAACAGGGATTTGGATACAAAGAATGATCTAAAGAAAAAGAAGAACCTTGGCAGGTCTGGGAAGCGAGGAAGACCATCTGGGACCACTAAATCAGCAGGCTACAGAACCAGCACTGGTAGACCCCTGGGGACCACCAAAGCTGCTGGATTTAAGACAAGTCCGGGCAGACCCTTGGGTACAACCAAAGCCGCCGGATACAAAGTCAGCCCAGGGAGACCTCCAG GAAAAAAGCAGCAAGCCTTCATGTGTTCCAGTGATGCGTAG
- the C3H5orf24 gene encoding UPF0461 protein C5orf24 homolog isoform X1 — protein sequence MFRRPDLSGMHKMMRPVPSSNVSSCLNQDSMRSVDQFGLYAAQQNKYSHSVSHKTISCQTQETINEAHLQTTSNRDLDTKNDLKKKKNLGRSGKRGRPSGTTKSAGYRTSTGRPLGTTKAAGFKTSPGRPLGTTKAAGYKVSPGRPPGSIKALSRLANLGYTSNNAEFPYPTSLSRGLHSAVDANIKHPVE from the exons ATGTTCAGACGACCGGACTTATCTGGAATGCAT aAAATGATGCGTCCTGTCCCCAGCAGTAACGTGTCTTCCTGCCTTAACCAGGACAGCATGAGAAGTGTTGATCAGTTTGGCTTGTATGCTGCccagcagaacaaatacagccaTTCAGTCAGTCACAAGACCATTTCTTGTCAGACACAAGAAACTATAAATGAGGCACATTTACAGACAACCAGCAACAGGGATTTGGATACAAAGAATGATCTAAAGAAAAAGAAGAACCTTGGCAGGTCTGGGAAGCGAGGAAGACCATCTGGGACCACTAAATCAGCAGGCTACAGAACCAGCACTGGTAGACCCCTGGGGACCACCAAAGCTGCTGGATTTAAGACAAGTCCGGGCAGACCCTTGGGTACAACCAAAGCCGCCGGATACAAAGTCAGCCCAGGGAGACCTCCAGGTAGCATAAAAGCTCTATCACGGCTTGCAAACCTAGGTTACACAAGTAACAATGCAGAATTTCCCTACCCCACATCACTTAGCAGAGGACTACATTCTGCTGTGGATGCCAACATCAAACATCCTGTTGAGTAG
- the C3H5orf24 gene encoding UPF0461 protein C5orf24 homolog isoform X3: MFRRPDLSGMHKMMRPVPSSNVSSCLNQDSMRSVDQFGLYAAQQNKYSHSVSHKTISCQTQETINEAHLQTTSNRDLDTKNDLKKKKNLGRSGKRGRPSGTTKSAGYRTSTGRPLGTTKAAGFKTSPGRPLGTTKAAGYKVSPGRPPVWQFDL, encoded by the exons ATGTTCAGACGACCGGACTTATCTGGAATGCAT aAAATGATGCGTCCTGTCCCCAGCAGTAACGTGTCTTCCTGCCTTAACCAGGACAGCATGAGAAGTGTTGATCAGTTTGGCTTGTATGCTGCccagcagaacaaatacagccaTTCAGTCAGTCACAAGACCATTTCTTGTCAGACACAAGAAACTATAAATGAGGCACATTTACAGACAACCAGCAACAGGGATTTGGATACAAAGAATGATCTAAAGAAAAAGAAGAACCTTGGCAGGTCTGGGAAGCGAGGAAGACCATCTGGGACCACTAAATCAGCAGGCTACAGAACCAGCACTGGTAGACCCCTGGGGACCACCAAAGCTGCTGGATTTAAGACAAGTCCGGGCAGACCCTTGGGTACAACCAAAGCCGCCGGATACAAAGTCAGCCCAGGGAGACCTCCAG TTTGGCAGTTTGATTTATAG